In one window of Prevotella fusca JCM 17724 DNA:
- the tsaE gene encoding tRNA (adenosine(37)-N6)-threonylcarbamoyltransferase complex ATPase subunit type 1 TsaE, with protein MEITIKNLDTIHEAAKEFVKGMGEGKVFAFYGKMGAGKTTFIKALCEVLGVEDVITSPTFAIINEYTDGNDEPIYHFDFYRIKKLEEVYDMGYEDYFYSGNLCLLEWPELIEEILPENVVKVTVEEQADGTRKLSC; from the coding sequence ATGGAAATTACTATCAAAAACCTCGACACCATCCACGAGGCGGCAAAGGAATTTGTCAAAGGGATGGGCGAAGGAAAGGTATTCGCTTTCTACGGAAAGATGGGAGCTGGAAAGACCACATTCATCAAGGCACTTTGCGAAGTCTTAGGTGTTGAGGATGTCATTACCTCTCCCACCTTTGCCATCATCAATGAATATACTGACGGCAATGATGAACCAATCTACCACTTCGACTTCTATCGTATCAAGAAGTTGGAAGAGGTTTATGACATGGGTTATGAGGACTACTTCTACAGCGGCAACCTCTGCCTGCTTGAATGGCCGGAGCTTATTGAGGAAATCCTCCCCGAGAATGTCGTGAAGGTTACGGTTGAAGAGCAGGCTGACGGCACCCGCAAGCT
- the porX gene encoding T9SS response regulator signal transducer PorX, with protein MSNGLLLWVDDEIELLKAHIIFLEKKGYEVVTVSNGSDAIDQCQTQTFDLVLLDEQMPGLSGLETLQRIKEIQPATPIVMVTKSEEENIMNQAIGAKIADYLIKPVNPNQILLTLKKNIHQKEIVTEVTQSSYQQNYQQIAMQIADCRSFNDWTEVYRKLVHWELELSSADSNMTEMLKMQKEEANNGFAKYIAKNYLDWVAPQDNKLNNSFSKLAGKNKKSQTNNDDNHPLLSPDIFKRKVFPLIDKGEKVFLIVIDNLRLDQWRILSKEIGDMFDIEEDLYMSILPTATQYARNAIFSGLMPKQIATMFPELWVDEDEEEGKNLNEEPLIRTQIERYRRHDKFSYHKINDSVGADKFMQQYNNLAQNDLNVLVVNFVDMLSHARTEMRMIRELASNESAYRSITLSWFQHSVLAEVFKELAQSDYKVVITTDHGSIRTTNPIKIIGDRNTNTNLRYKLGKNLNYDARQVFAIKNPHLAQLPAPNLSTSYVFATGDSFFAYPNNYNYYVSYYRDTFQHGGISMEEMIVPLVTLSPRKR; from the coding sequence ATGAGCAACGGTTTGTTACTTTGGGTAGATGATGAGATTGAACTTTTAAAGGCACACATCATCTTCCTTGAAAAGAAAGGATATGAAGTAGTGACGGTCAGCAATGGTTCTGATGCCATCGACCAATGCCAGACACAGACCTTCGACCTCGTCCTGCTGGATGAGCAGATGCCCGGCTTGTCTGGTTTAGAGACACTGCAACGTATAAAGGAGATTCAACCAGCCACACCCATTGTCATGGTGACGAAGAGTGAAGAGGAGAACATTATGAACCAGGCTATCGGTGCAAAGATTGCTGATTACCTCATCAAGCCTGTCAACCCCAACCAGATTCTCCTCACACTGAAGAAGAATATCCATCAGAAGGAGATTGTCACGGAAGTTACACAGAGTAGTTATCAGCAGAACTATCAGCAGATTGCGATGCAGATAGCCGACTGTCGCTCTTTCAACGACTGGACAGAAGTATATCGGAAGCTCGTGCACTGGGAACTCGAACTGAGCAGTGCAGACAGCAATATGACTGAGATGCTGAAGATGCAGAAAGAAGAAGCCAACAATGGTTTTGCCAAATACATCGCAAAGAATTATCTTGACTGGGTCGCACCACAGGATAACAAGCTCAACAACAGCTTCTCCAAACTGGCTGGAAAGAACAAGAAATCGCAAACCAACAACGATGACAACCATCCGTTGCTCAGTCCGGACATCTTCAAGCGCAAGGTGTTCCCGCTCATTGACAAAGGTGAAAAGGTTTTTCTCATTGTCATCGACAACCTCCGACTCGACCAATGGCGCATTCTCTCTAAGGAGATTGGTGACATGTTCGACATCGAGGAAGACCTCTATATGAGTATTCTCCCGACTGCCACACAATATGCCCGTAATGCTATCTTCAGCGGTCTGATGCCGAAGCAGATAGCAACGATGTTCCCCGAGCTGTGGGTTGACGAAGACGAGGAAGAAGGCAAAAACCTCAACGAGGAACCACTCATAAGGACGCAGATAGAACGCTATCGCCGACACGACAAGTTCTCCTATCACAAGATCAACGACTCTGTCGGTGCCGACAAGTTCATGCAGCAGTATAACAACCTTGCGCAGAACGACCTCAATGTCCTTGTGGTCAACTTCGTCGACATGCTTTCCCACGCCCGCACAGAGATGAGAATGATACGAGAACTGGCAAGCAACGAAAGCGCATACCGCTCTATTACGCTAAGCTGGTTCCAACACAGCGTACTGGCAGAAGTCTTCAAGGAGCTGGCACAGTCTGACTATAAGGTCGTCATTACAACTGACCACGGCTCTATCCGCACCACCAATCCAATAAAGATTATCGGTGACCGCAACACAAACACCAATCTGCGCTATAAGTTAGGAAAGAACCTGAACTACGATGCACGTCAGGTATTCGCCATCAAGAATCCCCACCTTGCACAGCTGCCTGCGCCTAACCTCAGCACAAGCTATGTCTTTGCAACTGGTGACTCGTTCTTTGCCTATCCGAACAACTACAACTATTACGTTTCCTATTACAGGGATACATTCCAGCATGGCGGTATCTCAATGGAAGAAATGATTGTGCCATTGGTGACACTCAGCCCGAGGAAGAGGTAA
- the porW gene encoding type IX secretion system periplasmic lipoprotein PorW/SprE gives MKKKTTRHIIPFLLAIVVLTVVSCSTKNNTSQSRWWHAFNTRYNVYYNGAQAYIDGSLEKEKGNKDNFTELIPLYTVGNKNSRDLGKSNFDRAIEKAEKAIAKHSIKKRPEWTKSRRKTERDIEWLSRREYNPFLWKAWMLMGRSQFHKGAFEEAAATFAYMSRIYKGQPAIYGKARAWLAKCYIEQDWLYDAEDIIRNMQRDSLDWRAVKEWDYTYADYYLHSGELEKAVPYLQKVIKHEMRKKQKARELYLLGQVLVSLGRNEEAYRAFQRVIRTNPPYELEFNARIAQTEVTAKGQTKKMISKLKYMAASDNNKEYLDQVYYAMGNIHLAARDTLAAINAYEQGNKKATRSGIEKGVLLLHLGDLYWAKERFGDAKRCYGEAIGLLDKDRKDYEQLSERSKILDELAPYTDAVQLQDSLQYLAKCPEEERNAAIDRVITALKKKEKEERSLQAGMNNGQQQGMNGDLGNNNLGSIKPRNNNRQQESTWYFYNPTAVQQGKTTFQQLWGRRENIDNWQRINQSVVGRIGNANIPNEPTDQQRDSIMLAEARQDSIDNAADSLKNNPHKREYYLTQIPFTAEQLEASNKILEDGLHHSGVIFKDRLDNLRLAEKALRRVSDNYPDYEQMDDVYYHLYLLYMRKNEPQLAENYVTRLSQKFPTSKWTALLTDPYYKQNLRFGVQIEDSLYAATYEAFKQGRYNEVAGNSHISESRFPMGANRDKFLFIGGLGKLNNGDPTGCVNDMKKVVEKYPSSRISEMAGMIVNGVRAGKKLRGGKFDLDDIWNYRSNVLNDSDSIQKAKLSSERDIDFKFLLVYHPDSLKENKLLFELARFNFTNFLVRNFEIEIEDLNGLHQMQVSGFRSFDEAYQYARQLFASQAVVQQMGKTAKGVIISDKNLKLIGTTYSYKDYEAFYAKHFAPLTVTQRYLLSEPAEVATPRERDIQEEIEQKHANDPDLYPDTQDVPVDNTMTIPLEETKPTKTEQKVIEQNNNTFEIPVEDKKSTVKEKKPATEKQPATEEKKPVTEEKKPALDDNSTYFIPEEEPAKPVVPVTPVNPTAPVTPNRQTTPVVPAKPTTPAAPAKTTKPAATDKPAKPSTQKPQTVPVQKKKTVDDGPIIYFGDDVPQQNKTNNKNNKKNQPIQNNIEDEYYDLEGF, from the coding sequence GTGAAGAAAAAAACAACAAGACATATTATCCCCTTTCTGTTGGCAATCGTTGTATTGACGGTTGTCAGCTGCTCAACGAAAAACAATACCTCGCAATCGCGCTGGTGGCACGCCTTCAACACACGCTACAACGTCTACTATAATGGCGCACAGGCTTATATTGACGGCTCACTTGAAAAGGAGAAAGGAAACAAGGATAACTTCACGGAACTCATCCCGCTCTATACTGTCGGCAACAAGAACAGCCGAGACCTGGGAAAGAGCAACTTTGACAGGGCAATAGAAAAGGCAGAGAAGGCGATTGCCAAACACAGTATAAAGAAGAGACCGGAGTGGACAAAGAGCAGAAGAAAGACTGAACGTGACATAGAATGGCTGTCACGCCGTGAGTATAACCCCTTCCTCTGGAAAGCGTGGATGCTTATGGGGCGTTCACAGTTCCACAAAGGTGCCTTTGAAGAAGCCGCAGCTACCTTCGCCTATATGAGCCGCATCTACAAAGGACAACCTGCTATTTACGGCAAAGCAAGGGCTTGGCTGGCAAAATGCTATATAGAACAGGACTGGCTCTATGACGCTGAAGACATCATCCGTAATATGCAGCGCGACTCTTTGGACTGGCGGGCTGTCAAAGAGTGGGACTATACTTATGCCGATTATTACCTGCATTCGGGTGAGCTGGAGAAAGCTGTTCCCTATCTACAGAAGGTTATCAAGCATGAAATGCGCAAAAAGCAGAAAGCCCGTGAGCTGTATCTGCTCGGACAGGTATTGGTTTCACTTGGAAGAAACGAAGAAGCCTATAGAGCCTTCCAACGTGTCATCCGCACCAATCCTCCTTATGAGCTGGAGTTCAATGCACGTATTGCACAAACGGAAGTAACGGCAAAAGGGCAGACAAAGAAGATGATCAGTAAACTGAAATACATGGCTGCTTCAGATAACAACAAGGAATATCTTGACCAGGTGTATTATGCTATGGGCAACATCCATCTCGCAGCCCGGGATACACTTGCAGCCATCAATGCATACGAACAGGGCAACAAGAAGGCTACCCGAAGCGGCATTGAGAAGGGCGTTCTGCTGCTACACCTCGGCGATCTCTATTGGGCAAAGGAACGCTTTGGTGATGCAAAGCGATGCTATGGAGAAGCTATCGGACTGCTTGACAAGGATCGCAAAGACTACGAGCAACTATCTGAACGCTCAAAGATTTTGGACGAATTAGCTCCTTATACAGACGCAGTACAACTCCAAGACTCTCTCCAATATCTTGCAAAATGTCCTGAAGAGGAACGCAATGCAGCGATTGACCGTGTTATAACAGCACTCAAGAAGAAAGAAAAAGAAGAAAGAAGTCTGCAGGCTGGGATGAACAATGGGCAGCAACAGGGCATGAATGGTGATTTGGGAAACAACAATCTTGGATCCATCAAGCCCAGAAACAATAACCGACAGCAGGAAAGCACATGGTATTTCTATAACCCGACAGCTGTACAACAAGGTAAAACGACTTTCCAACAGCTGTGGGGAAGACGGGAAAACATTGACAACTGGCAACGCATCAACCAAAGCGTTGTGGGAAGAATCGGCAACGCCAATATCCCAAATGAACCTACCGACCAACAAAGGGATTCTATCATGCTGGCTGAAGCACGACAGGATTCTATTGACAATGCAGCCGATTCGCTGAAAAACAATCCACACAAACGTGAGTATTATCTGACACAGATTCCTTTCACAGCAGAACAGTTGGAAGCAAGCAACAAGATACTGGAAGATGGGTTGCACCATTCCGGCGTTATTTTCAAGGACAGACTCGACAACCTTCGATTAGCAGAAAAGGCACTGCGACGTGTGAGCGATAACTATCCCGATTATGAACAGATGGATGATGTGTACTATCATCTCTATCTCCTCTACATGCGTAAGAACGAACCACAGCTGGCAGAAAACTATGTTACACGGCTAAGTCAGAAATTCCCGACCAGTAAGTGGACTGCTCTCCTTACTGATCCATACTATAAGCAGAACCTTCGTTTTGGCGTACAGATAGAAGATTCCCTTTATGCAGCGACATACGAAGCCTTCAAGCAAGGACGATATAACGAGGTAGCTGGTAATTCCCATATCTCTGAATCACGTTTCCCGATGGGTGCCAACAGGGACAAGTTCCTCTTCATCGGAGGATTAGGTAAGCTGAACAACGGCGACCCTACGGGTTGTGTCAACGACATGAAGAAGGTTGTGGAGAAGTATCCAAGCAGTCGTATAAGCGAAATGGCGGGTATGATTGTCAATGGTGTACGGGCTGGAAAGAAACTGCGTGGAGGCAAGTTCGACCTTGACGACATCTGGAATTATCGTTCAAATGTGCTGAACGATAGCGATAGCATACAGAAAGCCAAGCTGTCTTCAGAACGTGACATAGATTTCAAGTTCCTGCTTGTCTACCATCCCGACTCACTGAAGGAGAACAAGCTGCTGTTCGAACTGGCTCGTTTCAACTTCACGAACTTCCTCGTCCGTAACTTTGAGATTGAAATAGAAGATCTTAACGGTTTACATCAGATGCAGGTATCGGGCTTCCGCAGCTTCGATGAAGCATATCAGTACGCACGCCAGCTGTTTGCTTCACAAGCGGTTGTACAGCAGATGGGCAAGACGGCAAAGGGTGTCATCATCAGCGACAAGAACCTCAAACTGATTGGAACGACCTACAGTTACAAGGACTACGAAGCGTTCTATGCAAAGCATTTTGCCCCACTGACAGTGACACAAAGATATTTACTCAGTGAGCCGGCAGAGGTTGCAACACCACGTGAACGTGACATACAGGAAGAGATTGAACAGAAGCACGCAAATGACCCTGACCTCTACCCCGACACGCAGGACGTACCTGTTGACAACACAATGACCATCCCATTGGAGGAAACCAAGCCTACGAAGACGGAGCAGAAGGTGATTGAACAGAACAATAACACCTTTGAGATTCCCGTTGAGGACAAGAAGTCGACTGTAAAAGAAAAGAAACCAGCAACGGAGAAGCAACCAGCAACAGAAGAAAAGAAGCCCGTAACAGAGGAGAAAAAGCCTGCACTGGATGACAACAGTACATACTTCATACCAGAAGAGGAGCCGGCTAAGCCTGTTGTCCCCGTAACACCGGTGAATCCTACAGCCCCTGTCACACCGAACAGGCAGACGACGCCAGTCGTACCTGCAAAGCCCACGACTCCTGCAGCACCTGCAAAGACAACAAAGCCAGCTGCTACAGACAAGCCTGCGAAACCTTCTACGCAAAAACCTCAGACTGTTCCTGTACAGAAGAAGAAAACAGTAGATGACGGTCCGATTATCTACTTCGGTGATGACGTTCCTCAACAGAACAAGACAAACAACAAGAATAACAAAAAGAACCAGCCCATCCAGAACAACATCGAAGATGAGTACTACGACCTGGAGGGATTCTAA
- a CDS encoding 3-phosphoshikimate 1-carboxyvinyltransferase, with protein sequence MQYVITCPRLVDTCITLPASKSISNRALIIHALTEGGRMPENLSDCDDTEVIIRGLAGQSDIIDIKAAGTAMRFMTAYLSVTEGEHTITGTERMKHRPIAILVDALRYLGADIKYIGEEGYPPLHIRGRQLEGGRLEIPGNVSSQYISALLLIAPVLTKGLELQLTGNIISRPYIDLTLHLMHEFGVSAEWTDIDTISVKPQPYQQRKYTIESDWSAASYWYEILALTEELGSKFNLQGLKDGSRQGDSSVRYIFSLLGIKTGFVDNGSDKLSEAALTRHSCMLNRMDYDFTNQPDLAQTLIAVCPILGIPFHFTGLRTLKIKETDRIEAMKTEMEKLGYILHETDGSELSWDGERCEPMKQPVIDTYEDHRMAMSFAPLAIKLGEIRINNPEVVSKSYPHYWDDLRKAGFHIEQRD encoded by the coding sequence ATGCAATACGTCATAACTTGCCCCAGACTTGTTGATACCTGCATAACCCTTCCTGCGTCAAAAAGCATTAGCAATCGTGCATTGATTATTCATGCACTCACAGAAGGAGGAAGGATGCCTGAGAATCTGTCGGATTGTGATGACACGGAGGTTATCATCCGTGGGCTTGCAGGGCAGTCGGATATTATCGACATCAAGGCTGCCGGAACGGCAATGCGCTTTATGACAGCCTATTTGAGTGTAACAGAAGGTGAACACACAATAACAGGAACAGAACGGATGAAACACCGTCCGATTGCAATACTTGTAGATGCTTTACGTTATTTAGGTGCAGACATTAAGTATATCGGCGAGGAGGGCTATCCCCCACTCCACATCCGTGGCAGACAATTAGAGGGAGGGAGGCTGGAAATCCCGGGCAACGTCAGTTCGCAGTACATCTCTGCTTTGCTGTTGATTGCTCCTGTACTGACGAAAGGGTTAGAATTACAACTGACGGGTAACATCATCTCCCGACCCTACATAGACCTTACGCTGCATCTCATGCACGAGTTCGGTGTATCTGCTGAATGGACTGACATTGACACAATCAGTGTGAAACCGCAGCCTTACCAACAAAGAAAATACACGATAGAAAGTGACTGGAGTGCAGCAAGCTACTGGTATGAGATTCTTGCACTGACTGAAGAGCTCGGTTCAAAGTTTAATTTGCAGGGGCTGAAAGACGGTTCTCGACAAGGTGATTCGTCTGTCCGATACATCTTCTCACTGTTAGGTATCAAGACAGGCTTTGTCGACAATGGTTCCGACAAGTTGTCCGAAGCTGCTTTAACACGCCATTCATGTATGCTGAACAGGATGGACTACGATTTCACCAACCAGCCCGACCTGGCGCAGACTCTCATTGCCGTGTGCCCGATATTGGGGATACCTTTCCATTTCACGGGCTTACGAACCCTGAAAATCAAAGAAACAGACCGTATCGAAGCAATGAAGACGGAAATGGAGAAGCTGGGCTATATCCTTCATGAGACTGACGGGTCGGAACTGTCGTGGGATGGCGAACGCTGCGAGCCGATGAAGCAGCCAGTCATCGACACCTACGAAGACCATCGTATGGCAATGTCATTTGCGCCACTGGCTATCAAGCTGGGGGAAATACGCATCAACAATCCGGAGGTAGTGTCAAAATCCTATCCCCATTACTGGGACGACCTGCGCAAAGCGGGGTTCCATATAGAGCAAAGGGATTAA
- a CDS encoding family 20 glycosylhydrolase, with the protein MATIGVTSWTYLLQKPLLFINKKNEFNSFPTWKRYVGKGMSILFVGLLSGQSANAQNFRTLRDVKVNETVLDLSQTDCTVIPRNAMHSCHRLASLTLPPKLDSIGTQAFFACDGISGKLHFPATTRVVDASAFNSCKQLTELVFDGSTRIGTFAFANCRGLREVRLSAVTPPVCADNAFDGIDLSRVKLTVPAKAKKAYRSAQGWRNFFAAPKFENVCGPENILVPRPLKLEVYSTRLPLKWQDVVGVEASQELSNEKIQAENILGERTVYKKGRNGAGAMVRLALDKSLANDEAYTLQVDEKGVTIKGRTATGVFNGLMTLEQLCIGNGVSARSTKIPALFIADQPRTAIRELMVDPVRHFIPFEDLKGFVVEMARYKFNALHLHLVDDQAWRIEIKKYPKLIEKGSDRVGMDDMPERISGYYTQDQMRELVRFAAQYHVMVIPEIELPGHEVAAVHCFPQLSCAKKPVPVRLTCGVSNELLCPAEPFVYEFLDNVLTELADVFPAPYVHLGGDEAGQPPLGAWSDCAACTALKQKEGYTESWQLQQYLFDRVINKLQSLGKTPMYWYEQEFKTIQPGCVVYAWRHGLTKTAIDAAVRNKAKIMLCPGEHCYLDYPQQRGDMPEKNWGMPVTTLEQTYRLDPAWGQDSVFVRDNLLGVSGTLWSECINSTERIYYQAFPRAAALAEAGWSVAERRSYKEFLTRIRPLTHDMQRRGIAVNVR; encoded by the coding sequence ATGGCTACAATAGGCGTAACCTCTTGGACATATCTGCTGCAGAAACCTCTGCTGTTTATTAATAAAAAAAACGAGTTTAACAGCTTTCCAACTTGGAAGAGATATGTAGGAAAGGGTATGTCAATACTCTTTGTTGGTCTTTTATCAGGTCAGTCGGCTAATGCGCAGAACTTCAGAACCTTGCGCGATGTGAAGGTAAATGAAACTGTACTCGACCTTTCGCAGACGGACTGTACAGTGATTCCTCGCAACGCAATGCATTCTTGTCACCGTCTGGCATCGCTGACGCTTCCTCCTAAGCTCGATTCTATTGGGACTCAGGCGTTCTTTGCTTGTGATGGAATCAGCGGAAAGCTACATTTCCCAGCGACTACACGTGTGGTAGATGCTTCTGCTTTCAATAGTTGTAAGCAATTGACAGAACTTGTGTTTGACGGCTCTACACGCATAGGTACCTTTGCTTTTGCTAATTGTCGTGGACTTCGTGAAGTCCGTCTTTCGGCAGTAACCCCTCCCGTATGTGCTGACAATGCCTTTGATGGCATCGACCTTAGTCGTGTGAAACTCACCGTTCCAGCAAAAGCAAAGAAGGCATACCGTAGCGCACAAGGCTGGCGCAACTTCTTTGCAGCTCCAAAGTTTGAGAATGTATGCGGTCCGGAGAATATCCTTGTGCCCCGTCCGCTCAAGCTGGAAGTCTACTCAACTCGCCTTCCTCTCAAATGGCAGGATGTCGTAGGCGTAGAGGCTTCTCAGGAACTGAGTAATGAAAAGATACAGGCTGAAAACATCCTTGGTGAACGAACAGTATATAAGAAAGGACGTAACGGGGCAGGAGCAATGGTGCGCCTTGCACTCGACAAGTCCCTTGCTAATGATGAGGCTTACACCTTGCAGGTTGATGAAAAGGGAGTAACGATTAAAGGACGCACGGCTACAGGCGTGTTCAACGGACTGATGACACTTGAACAACTGTGTATTGGCAATGGTGTTTCAGCACGTTCTACAAAAATACCTGCACTCTTTATTGCTGACCAACCACGTACAGCCATCCGTGAATTGATGGTCGACCCAGTGCGCCATTTCATTCCGTTTGAAGACCTGAAAGGTTTTGTCGTTGAGATGGCACGCTATAAATTCAATGCACTCCATCTCCATTTAGTTGATGATCAGGCTTGGCGTATAGAGATAAAGAAATATCCAAAACTCATCGAGAAAGGTTCTGATCGTGTCGGTATGGATGATATGCCGGAGCGTATCAGCGGTTATTATACACAGGACCAGATGCGCGAGCTCGTTCGTTTTGCAGCCCAGTATCATGTTATGGTGATTCCAGAGATTGAACTCCCCGGTCACGAAGTGGCTGCTGTTCACTGTTTCCCACAGCTTTCTTGTGCCAAGAAACCTGTGCCTGTCCGTCTGACTTGTGGTGTAAGTAATGAGTTGCTTTGTCCTGCAGAGCCGTTTGTTTATGAGTTCCTCGATAATGTATTGACCGAGTTAGCTGATGTCTTCCCTGCTCCATACGTTCATTTGGGGGGTGATGAGGCTGGCCAGCCACCATTGGGTGCGTGGTCAGATTGTGCTGCTTGTACGGCACTGAAGCAGAAAGAAGGCTATACAGAGAGCTGGCAGTTGCAGCAGTATCTCTTCGATAGAGTGATTAATAAACTTCAGTCATTGGGAAAGACCCCGATGTATTGGTATGAACAGGAGTTCAAGACCATCCAGCCGGGTTGTGTGGTTTATGCGTGGCGACACGGTTTGACGAAGACCGCAATTGATGCTGCCGTACGCAATAAGGCAAAGATTATGCTCTGTCCGGGTGAACACTGCTATCTTGACTATCCGCAACAGCGGGGCGACATGCCCGAGAAGAACTGGGGAATGCCGGTTACTACGCTTGAACAGACTTATCGTCTTGACCCGGCATGGGGGCAGGACAGCGTCTTTGTTCGTGATAATCTGCTCGGTGTGAGTGGTACGCTCTGGAGTGAATGTATCAACTCAACAGAACGAATTTACTATCAGGCTTTCCCACGTGCTGCCGCTTTGGCTGAAGCTGGATGGAGTGTGGCGGAACGCCGTAGTTATAAAGAGTTCCTCACCCGTATTCGTCCATTGACGCATGATATGCAACGCCGTGGTATTGCAGTAAACGTAAGATAA
- a CDS encoding nucleoside deaminase, producing MSTEEQTKKDLYYMQRALAEAEAAYKEGEIPVGAVIVCRDRIIARAHNLTETLNDVTAHAEMQAITMAANELGGKYLQDCTLYVTVEPCVMCAGAIGWAQLRRIVYGCPDEKRGYHEYAPKAFHPKANVTYGVMEEECRTLMQRFFQERR from the coding sequence ATGAGTACAGAAGAACAAACCAAGAAAGACCTATACTATATGCAGCGTGCATTGGCAGAAGCCGAAGCTGCCTATAAAGAAGGTGAAATCCCTGTTGGTGCCGTCATTGTCTGCCGTGACCGCATCATCGCTCGTGCCCATAATCTGACAGAGACGCTTAACGACGTTACTGCACACGCAGAGATGCAGGCAATAACCATGGCTGCCAACGAGTTGGGAGGCAAATACCTGCAGGATTGCACGCTATATGTAACGGTTGAACCTTGTGTTATGTGTGCTGGTGCCATCGGCTGGGCACAGCTCCGACGCATTGTTTACGGTTGTCCCGATGAAAAACGGGGCTACCATGAGTATGCACCCAAGGCTTTCCACCCTAAAGCCAACGTTACTTACGGTGTCATGGAAGAGGAATGTCGCACCTTGATGCAGCGGTTCTTCCAAGAGAGAAGGTAG
- a CDS encoding YraN family protein encodes MAYHNELGKWGEDVAASYLQQLGYAILHRNWDYHHRDLDIVAIDNGTLVIVEVKTRKNEQFADADEAVTPQKVRSLSIAANAYVKRYGISLDIRFDIITVVGQPEGTNEVRHVKDAFLPFV; translated from the coding sequence ATGGCATACCATAACGAACTGGGCAAATGGGGCGAGGATGTGGCTGCAAGCTATCTCCAGCAGTTGGGATATGCCATTCTTCACCGTAACTGGGACTATCACCATCGTGACCTTGATATTGTCGCAATAGATAATGGTACGCTGGTCATTGTTGAAGTGAAGACACGGAAGAACGAGCAGTTTGCTGATGCTGACGAGGCTGTTACGCCACAGAAGGTGCGTTCGCTCTCCATCGCAGCCAATGCGTACGTCAAGCGGTATGGCATCAGTCTGGATATCCGCTTTGACATCATCACCGTTGTGGGACAACCTGAGGGAACAAATGAAGTGCGTCATGTGAAGGATGCCTTTCTTCCTTTCGTCTAA
- a CDS encoding biotin--[acetyl-CoA-carboxylase] ligase, with the protein MKIIDAVLGFFKPAVVEKEREVNVVRLDTVDSTNSFLRTYTPADDEPMTVVVADYQTAGRGQGTNTWESEAGKNLLFSVLVHPTMLPVRSQFLLSEAGALALKEALTDYVKDDIRLKWPNDIYWKDKKLSGTLIETKLAGGRIKDCIFGVGLNVNQEAFHSDAPNPVSLCQILGHEVDKKELLEKIVKKFSELYNLLEMGGYNDISAMYHEALYRRGGFHKFRDADGEFDGAIVEVEDDGHLILRDKSGRIRKYQFKEVEFII; encoded by the coding sequence ATGAAGATAATAGATGCCGTACTGGGCTTTTTCAAGCCTGCAGTAGTTGAGAAAGAAAGAGAAGTAAATGTCGTAAGACTGGATACAGTTGACAGTACGAACTCTTTTCTGCGTACTTATACACCTGCTGACGACGAGCCGATGACGGTTGTTGTTGCTGATTATCAGACAGCAGGACGAGGACAGGGAACAAACACATGGGAAAGTGAAGCTGGCAAGAACCTGTTGTTTTCGGTGCTTGTCCATCCGACGATGCTGCCTGTACGCAGCCAGTTCCTGCTCTCGGAAGCTGGAGCATTGGCACTGAAAGAGGCTTTGACAGACTATGTAAAGGATGACATACGACTGAAATGGCCGAATGACATCTATTGGAAAGACAAGAAGCTGAGCGGTACACTGATTGAGACAAAGCTCGCTGGAGGACGTATCAAGGACTGCATCTTCGGTGTGGGACTGAACGTAAATCAGGAGGCGTTCCACAGTGATGCACCTAATCCCGTCTCTCTCTGTCAGATATTAGGGCATGAAGTTGACAAGAAAGAGCTGTTGGAGAAGATTGTCAAGAAGTTCTCCGAACTTTACAACCTGTTGGAAATGGGCGGATATAACGATATTAGCGCAATGTATCACGAAGCTCTGTATCGGCGTGGAGGCTTCCACAAGTTCCGTGATGCCGACGGCGAGTTTGATGGAGCTATCGTTGAGGTGGAAGACGACGGGCATCTCATTCTACGTGACAAGAGTGGCAGGATACGTAAATACCAGTTCAAAGAAGTAGAATTTATTATATAA